ACTCGCATAGGGATGGTGACCGACGAGTCAGTTATTTAGGCCGACAGCTCGGTGCGGCCCTTGCCACGACGGGCTGCCAGGATGGCACGGCCGGCACGGGTACGCATACG
The nucleotide sequence above comes from Arthrobacter sp. KBS0702. Encoded proteins:
- the rpmH gene encoding 50S ribosomal protein L34, producing the protein MSKRTFQPNNRRRAKKHGFRLRMRTRAGRAILAARRGKGRTELSA